The Cupriavidus nantongensis genome has a segment encoding these proteins:
- a CDS encoding ShlB/FhaC/HecB family hemolysin secretion/activation protein: MKHPHSDEARRARALSLCVAFLFLLPSSVFAQQVATSVAAEQEQRAREQQEARERAQAVQAPAVRADAAGPVEYPTLPPESPCFPIDRFTLDVPTDLPEAARAQGTSALPQDPFAFALTWLNHYQGACVGKQGLEILTGGVSHAILSRGYVTTRVLLPQQDLSNGTLRLALIPGIIGELRFADPQTRGTWKSAFPARSGDLLNLRDLEQGLEQLKRVGSQDADMQIVPTPTPGVSDVVITVKRAKPWAFVASVDNSGTRSTGKPQGNLSLAVDNPLGLNDLFNVGYSQDLEFSDKSRGTHGWNGFYSVPWGYWTGTLSAYSNTYFQQIAGVNQTFVSSGDSRTVDLKLHRVIRRSQDDVLGLQFRLSRRFGHSFIEDTEITQQRRNNTVLEVGFTDRHYFGAAQFDGTLAYRQGIGGFGSQDDTLAAICGPTWRFRMLVVDANLSVPFKVAEYPLRYVTTIRGQYTNDRLYSLDAMTIGSRYTVRGFDGERLLAGDSGVYWRNEMQLPLGATGQALYAGLDYGSVFGPSTAGLAGTRLAGAVIGVRGGFGPGFGRLFYDLFAGMPVYKPATFHTASVAGGFQFVYQY; encoded by the coding sequence ATGAAGCACCCTCATTCTGACGAGGCGCGCAGGGCGCGTGCTCTTTCCCTTTGTGTCGCCTTCCTCTTTTTACTTCCTTCATCTGTGTTCGCACAGCAAGTTGCCACTTCTGTTGCTGCCGAACAAGAACAGCGCGCCCGGGAGCAGCAGGAAGCCCGCGAGCGCGCCCAAGCTGTGCAAGCGCCTGCGGTCCGTGCAGACGCTGCGGGACCAGTCGAATACCCGACCCTGCCGCCTGAGTCGCCTTGCTTCCCCATCGACCGCTTCACGCTAGACGTCCCGACCGACCTGCCAGAAGCCGCCAGGGCACAAGGCACCTCCGCCTTGCCCCAAGACCCCTTCGCCTTCGCCCTGACATGGCTCAATCACTACCAAGGCGCCTGCGTTGGCAAGCAAGGTCTGGAGATACTCACCGGGGGCGTCTCCCACGCCATCCTTAGCCGCGGCTACGTCACCACGCGCGTATTGCTGCCGCAGCAGGACCTCAGCAACGGCACGCTGCGCCTGGCATTGATCCCCGGCATCATCGGAGAACTGCGTTTTGCCGATCCCCAAACGCGCGGCACCTGGAAGTCCGCATTCCCGGCGCGTTCGGGAGATCTGCTCAACCTGCGCGACCTTGAGCAAGGGCTGGAGCAACTGAAGCGCGTGGGCAGTCAGGATGCCGACATGCAAATCGTGCCGACTCCAACACCCGGCGTCAGCGATGTGGTTATCACCGTCAAGCGCGCCAAGCCGTGGGCGTTCGTCGCCTCGGTCGATAACTCGGGCACGCGCTCGACCGGCAAGCCCCAGGGCAACCTGAGCCTGGCCGTCGACAACCCACTGGGCCTCAATGACCTGTTCAATGTTGGCTATAGCCAGGACCTGGAGTTCAGCGACAAGAGCCGAGGCACGCACGGCTGGAACGGCTTCTATTCGGTGCCCTGGGGCTACTGGACCGGCACGCTGTCGGCCTATTCCAACACCTATTTCCAGCAGATCGCCGGCGTCAACCAGACCTTCGTGTCCAGCGGCGATTCGCGGACGGTCGACCTCAAGCTGCATCGCGTAATCCGGCGCAGCCAGGACGATGTGTTGGGACTGCAGTTTCGCCTGTCGCGCCGCTTCGGCCACAGCTTTATCGAGGACACGGAGATTACCCAGCAGCGGCGCAACAACACCGTGCTTGAGGTGGGATTTACCGACCGCCACTATTTCGGTGCGGCGCAGTTCGACGGCACGCTCGCGTACCGCCAGGGCATTGGCGGATTCGGGTCGCAGGATGACACCCTGGCCGCGATCTGCGGGCCGACGTGGCGATTCCGGATGCTTGTCGTCGATGCCAACCTGTCGGTGCCATTCAAGGTGGCTGAATATCCGCTGCGCTATGTCACGACGATTCGAGGGCAGTACACCAATGACCGGCTTTATTCACTGGACGCCATGACCATCGGCAGCCGCTACACCGTGCGCGGTTTTGACGGGGAGCGGCTGCTGGCCGGCGACAGCGGCGTCTACTGGCGCAACGAAATGCAACTGCCGCTTGGCGCAACCGGTCAGGCGCTGTACGCGGGTCTCGACTATGGCAGCGTTTTCGGGCCGTCTACGGCCGGCCTTGCCGGTACGCGCCTGGCCGGTGCGGTGATTGGGGTGCGCGGCGGCTTCGGTCCTGGCTTTGGCCGGCTGTTCTATGACCTGTTCGCCGGCATGCCGGTGTACAAGCCGGCAACGTTTCACACCGCCAGCGTGGCAGGCGGATTCCAGTTCGTCTACCAGTACTGA